A genomic window from Pantoea alhagi includes:
- a CDS encoding MFS transporter, with translation MTKHTIAPKRWWYIIPIIFITYSLAYLDRANFSFASAAGINEDLGITKGMSSLLGALFFLGYFFFQIPGAVYAERRSVKKLVFWCLILWGLCASLTGVVSNIPMLAAIRFALGVVEAAVMPAMLIYISNWFTKSERSRANTFLILGNPVTVLWMSVVSGYLINAFGWREMFIIEGLPAVLWAVCWWFLVQDKPSQASWLSEEEKAALQEQLRKEQEGIKAVRNYREAFKSRNVIILCMQYFAWSIGVYGFVLWLPSILRNGTEMGMVEAGWLSAVPYLAATIAMIVVSWASDRMQNRKLFVWPLLLIGALAFLGSWLVGSSNFWLSYSLLVIAGAAMYAPYGPFFAIIPEMLPRNVAGGAMALINSMGALGSFVGSWIVGYLNGATGSPAASYIFMGVALLVAVFLTLIVKPAENKRSPSPGRTARHA, from the coding sequence ATGACCAAGCATACAATCGCGCCGAAACGCTGGTGGTATATCATCCCCATCATTTTTATCACCTACAGCCTGGCGTACCTCGATCGTGCAAACTTTAGCTTCGCCTCGGCAGCCGGTATTAATGAAGATTTAGGCATTACCAAAGGGATGTCCTCCCTGTTGGGCGCGCTGTTCTTCCTCGGCTACTTTTTCTTCCAGATCCCCGGCGCCGTGTACGCTGAACGTCGCAGCGTGAAAAAGCTGGTGTTCTGGTGCCTGATCCTGTGGGGGCTTTGTGCCTCGCTGACCGGTGTGGTGAGCAATATCCCGATGCTGGCGGCAATCCGCTTTGCGCTGGGCGTGGTGGAAGCAGCAGTAATGCCAGCAATGCTGATTTATATCAGCAACTGGTTTACCAAATCGGAGCGCTCGCGTGCTAACACCTTTTTGATCCTGGGTAATCCGGTGACCGTGCTGTGGATGTCGGTGGTCTCTGGCTATCTGATCAACGCCTTCGGCTGGCGCGAGATGTTTATTATTGAAGGGCTGCCGGCGGTTCTGTGGGCGGTGTGCTGGTGGTTTTTGGTGCAGGATAAACCCTCTCAGGCAAGCTGGCTGAGCGAAGAGGAAAAAGCTGCGCTGCAGGAGCAACTGCGTAAAGAGCAGGAGGGGATCAAAGCGGTACGCAACTATCGGGAAGCGTTTAAATCGCGCAATGTGATTATCCTTTGTATGCAATATTTCGCCTGGAGCATCGGCGTGTATGGCTTTGTTCTGTGGCTGCCGTCAATTTTACGCAACGGTACCGAAATGGGCATGGTTGAAGCGGGCTGGCTGTCTGCCGTGCCATACCTGGCGGCAACGATTGCGATGATTGTGGTGTCATGGGCTTCTGACCGGATGCAAAACCGTAAGCTGTTCGTCTGGCCTTTGCTGCTGATCGGCGCGCTGGCATTCCTTGGCTCATGGCTGGTCGGTTCCAGTAACTTCTGGCTCTCTTACAGCCTGCTGGTGATTGCCGGTGCGGCAATGTATGCACCTTACGGCCCCTTCTTCGCCATTATTCCTGAAATGCTGCCGCGTAACGTGGCGGGCGGCGCGATGGCGCTAATCAACAGCATGGGCGCGCTCGGTTCGTTTGTGGGTTCATGGATCGTCGGCTACCTTAACGGTGCAACCGGTAGCCCGGCGGCATCCTATATCTTCATGGGCGTGGCGCTGCTGGTGGCGGTATTCCTGACGTTGATCGTTAAACCGGCGGAGAACAAACGCTCCCCCTCGCCCGGGCGCACGGCCAGGCACGCCTGA
- the ghrB gene encoding glyoxylate/hydroxypyruvate reductase GhrB, whose protein sequence is MKPEVVLYKTLPDDLRARLDAHFTVTTIKGLTPEIVDEHADLFARAEGIIGSSCKVDDALLQKMPKLRAASTISVGYDNFDVDALNQRGIVLMHTPTVLTETVADTMMALVLSSARRVVEVAGRVKAGEWQRSIGPDWFGIDVHHKKMGILGMGRIGLALAQRAHHGFGMPILYNARRHHEEAETRFNAQYCDLDTLLQECDFLCISLPLTGQTHHMIGREQLAKMKPSAILINAGRGPVVDEQALIAALKDKTIHAAGLDVFEQEPLPADSELLKLPNVVALPHIGSATHETRYGMARDAVENLIAALAGKVEKNCVNPQVLR, encoded by the coding sequence ATGAAGCCTGAAGTGGTGTTGTACAAAACGTTGCCTGATGATTTACGTGCCCGTCTTGATGCGCACTTTACCGTAACCACCATTAAAGGCCTGACGCCGGAAATCGTAGATGAACATGCGGATCTGTTTGCCCGTGCGGAGGGCATCATCGGTTCCAGCTGTAAAGTGGATGACGCGCTGCTGCAGAAAATGCCGAAGCTGCGCGCCGCCTCGACGATTTCCGTAGGCTATGACAATTTCGACGTTGATGCGTTGAACCAGCGCGGCATTGTGCTGATGCATACGCCAACCGTGCTGACGGAAACCGTTGCCGACACCATGATGGCATTAGTGTTAAGCAGCGCCCGTCGTGTGGTGGAAGTTGCCGGGCGGGTTAAGGCCGGTGAGTGGCAACGCAGCATCGGGCCGGACTGGTTTGGCATCGATGTGCACCACAAAAAGATGGGTATTCTTGGCATGGGGCGCATTGGTCTGGCGCTGGCGCAGCGCGCGCATCACGGCTTCGGCATGCCGATTCTGTATAACGCCCGCAGACATCATGAAGAAGCTGAAACGCGCTTTAACGCGCAATATTGCGATCTTGATACACTGCTGCAGGAGTGCGATTTTCTGTGTATCAGCCTGCCGTTGACCGGGCAAACGCATCATATGATTGGCCGGGAACAGTTGGCAAAAATGAAGCCGAGCGCCATTTTAATCAACGCGGGCCGTGGACCGGTAGTGGATGAGCAGGCGTTGATTGCGGCCCTGAAAGATAAAACCATTCATGCTGCCGGACTGGATGTGTTTGAACAGGAGCCGCTGCCAGCCGATTCAGAACTGCTGAAGCTGCCCAACGTCGTGGCGCTGCCGCATATTGGCTCTGCAACGCATGAAACCCGCTACGGCATGGCACGTGATGCGGTAGAAAACCTGATCGCCGCGCTGGCGGGCAAGGTGGAAAAGAACTGCGTTAATCCCCAGGTGCTGCGCTAA